Proteins encoded by one window of Bubalus bubalis isolate 160015118507 breed Murrah chromosome 4, NDDB_SH_1, whole genome shotgun sequence:
- the RPS24 gene encoding 40S ribosomal protein S24 isoform X2: MNDTVTIRTRKFMTNRLLQRKQMVIDVLHPGKATVPKTEIREKLAKMYKTTPDVIFVFGFRTHFGGGKTTGFGMIYDSLDYAKKNEPKHRLARHGLYEKKKTSRKQRKERKNRMKKVRGTAKANVGAGKKKK, encoded by the exons ATG AACGACACAGTAACTATCCGGACTAGGAAGTTCATGACCAACCGACTGCTTCAGCGGAAACAAATG GTCATCGATGTTCTTCACCCTGGAAAGGCAACAGTACCTAAAACAGAAATTCGGGAAAAACTGGCCAAAATGTACAAGACCACACCAGATGTCATCTTTGTATTTGGGTTCAGAACGCATTTTGGTGGTGGCAAGACAACTGGCTTTGGCATGATTTACGATTCCTTGGATTACGCGAAGAAGAATGAGCCCAAACACAGGCTTGCGAGA CATGGCCTatatgagaagaaaaagacctcACGAAAACAGCGGAAGGAACGCAAGAACAGAATGAAGAAAGTCAGGGGGACTGCAAAGGCCAACGTTGGTGCTGGCAAAAAG AAG AAATGA
- the RPS24 gene encoding 40S ribosomal protein S24 isoform X3, protein MNDTVTIRTRKFMTNRLLQRKQMVIDVLHPGKATVPKTEIREKLAKMYKTTPDVIFVFGFRTHFGGGKTTGFGMIYDSLDYAKKNEPKHRLARHGLYEKKKTSRKQRKERKNRMKKVRGTAKANVGAGKKK, encoded by the exons ATG AACGACACAGTAACTATCCGGACTAGGAAGTTCATGACCAACCGACTGCTTCAGCGGAAACAAATG GTCATCGATGTTCTTCACCCTGGAAAGGCAACAGTACCTAAAACAGAAATTCGGGAAAAACTGGCCAAAATGTACAAGACCACACCAGATGTCATCTTTGTATTTGGGTTCAGAACGCATTTTGGTGGTGGCAAGACAACTGGCTTTGGCATGATTTACGATTCCTTGGATTACGCGAAGAAGAATGAGCCCAAACACAGGCTTGCGAGA CATGGCCTatatgagaagaaaaagacctcACGAAAACAGCGGAAGGAACGCAAGAACAGAATGAAGAAAGTCAGGGGGACTGCAAAGGCCAACGTTGGTGCTGGCAAAAAG AAG TGA
- the RPS24 gene encoding 40S ribosomal protein S24 isoform X4: MNDTVTIRTRKFMTNRLLQRKQMVIDVLHPGKATVPKTEIREKLAKMYKTTPDVIFVFGFRTHFGGGKTTGFGMIYDSLDYAKKNEPKHRLARHGLYEKKKTSRKQRKERKNRMKKVRGTAKANVGAGKKK; encoded by the exons ATG AACGACACAGTAACTATCCGGACTAGGAAGTTCATGACCAACCGACTGCTTCAGCGGAAACAAATG GTCATCGATGTTCTTCACCCTGGAAAGGCAACAGTACCTAAAACAGAAATTCGGGAAAAACTGGCCAAAATGTACAAGACCACACCAGATGTCATCTTTGTATTTGGGTTCAGAACGCATTTTGGTGGTGGCAAGACAACTGGCTTTGGCATGATTTACGATTCCTTGGATTACGCGAAGAAGAATGAGCCCAAACACAGGCTTGCGAGA CATGGCCTatatgagaagaaaaagacctcACGAAAACAGCGGAAGGAACGCAAGAACAGAATGAAGAAAGTCAGGGGGACTGCAAAGGCCAACGTTGGTGCTGGCAAAAAG AAATGA
- the RPS24 gene encoding 40S ribosomal protein S24 isoform X5 codes for MNDTVTIRTRKFMTNRLLQRKQMVIDVLHPGKATVPKTEIREKLAKMYKTTPDVIFVFGFRTHFGGGKTTGFGMIYDSLDYAKKNEPKHRLARHGLYEKKKTSRKQRKERKNRMKKVRGTAKANVGAGKK; via the exons ATG AACGACACAGTAACTATCCGGACTAGGAAGTTCATGACCAACCGACTGCTTCAGCGGAAACAAATG GTCATCGATGTTCTTCACCCTGGAAAGGCAACAGTACCTAAAACAGAAATTCGGGAAAAACTGGCCAAAATGTACAAGACCACACCAGATGTCATCTTTGTATTTGGGTTCAGAACGCATTTTGGTGGTGGCAAGACAACTGGCTTTGGCATGATTTACGATTCCTTGGATTACGCGAAGAAGAATGAGCCCAAACACAGGCTTGCGAGA CATGGCCTatatgagaagaaaaagacctcACGAAAACAGCGGAAGGAACGCAAGAACAGAATGAAGAAAGTCAGGGGGACTGCAAAGGCCAACGTTGGTGCTGGCAAAAAG TGA
- the RPS24 gene encoding 40S ribosomal protein S24 isoform X1, translating to MNDTVTIRTRKFMTNRLLQRKQMVIDVLHPGKATVPKTEIREKLAKMYKTTPDVIFVFGFRTHFGGGKTTGFGMIYDSLDYAKKNEPKHRLARHGLYEKKKTSRKQRKERKNRMKKVRGTAKANVGAGKKKE from the exons ATG AACGACACAGTAACTATCCGGACTAGGAAGTTCATGACCAACCGACTGCTTCAGCGGAAACAAATG GTCATCGATGTTCTTCACCCTGGAAAGGCAACAGTACCTAAAACAGAAATTCGGGAAAAACTGGCCAAAATGTACAAGACCACACCAGATGTCATCTTTGTATTTGGGTTCAGAACGCATTTTGGTGGTGGCAAGACAACTGGCTTTGGCATGATTTACGATTCCTTGGATTACGCGAAGAAGAATGAGCCCAAACACAGGCTTGCGAGA CATGGCCTatatgagaagaaaaagacctcACGAAAACAGCGGAAGGAACGCAAGAACAGAATGAAGAAAGTCAGGGGGACTGCAAAGGCCAACGTTGGTGCTGGCAAAAAG AAGGAGTAA